The segment CATTTTTCAATGTCGAGATGAGGTACTACGTATTTGCACAAGAATTCAGAAATATCGTTGATTTCTAAGTCCGGCATGTGTTTGAAAGCATGGTTGAAGCATGCACTATGGTCGATCACGATTGGATATTTACCATTTTGAGATGCTTTCATCAATGCATCGTGCAAGTCTTTTACAGCACGTTCATGAACGTCATCGTAGTTTTCAAAGCTCAAGCCACAGCAGAGGTTTTCGATATGTTTTGGATAGATAATATCGATATGAGCCTTGTTGCAGAGACTTTCTACAACTTGTTGCAAGCTGCGATCATCGTCATAACCTTGGTTTGGTTTGAATGCGCGGTTTGCACATGTACTAAAGTATACAACCTTTTCAAAGTTAGTTGGTTTGATGCGGTTTTTCAATTTATAGCGATTAGCTTTAGGAGTTGTTTTAGGAACATATGGTGTAACACCTGTTACGCCATGCAAACCTTCAGTAATCTTAGAAATTGCTTTTTGAGTAATGATGGAACCTGCAATGCCTTCAAGACTTACGCCAGCACGACACATTTGAAGTGTTGTGGAGAAGTTATCGTAGATTTTCTTAGCCAATTCTGGTGCAGGTGGATCGATGCGGCGCATGGACAAAGCGATTTGAGCAGTATCGATGCTAAGTGGGCAAAGGCCTTTACACATGGAGCATGCAGCACAAGTATCTACGCCAAAGTATTCATAGCCTTTTCTAAGTTCAGATGCCAATGTGAAGTTGCCTTCGTTTTCAAGGCGTTTAGTTTCGCGCAACAACGCGATACGTTGACGTGGAGTCAATGTTAAATTACGGCTTGGACAATGTTTTTCACAGAAACCGCATTCCATACAGATTGTGAAAGCATCGTCGATAACGCATTGAGCTTTAAGGTTTTTCTTGTACACATCTGGATCATCAGTGATCATAACATCTGGGTTCAAGATGCGTTCAGGGTCAAAGATCGCTTTGATGCGACGGTTGATTTCGTACGCTTTTTTGCCCCATTCCATTTCAACAAATGGTGCTACCATGCGGCCTGTACCATGTTCGGCTTTCAAAGAACCACCGAAACCAGATACGCGTTCGGACATTTCTTTTACCAAATCGCCGAAGTTCTTAGTATCTTTAGGATCGCTGAAATCAGGTGTAATGTTAAAGTGAACGTTACCAGACAAAGCATGACCGAAGATTACACCACCATCAACGAAATCGTATTTGTGGAATAATTCAGTAAGCATTTCAATGCCTTTAGTGAAGTCTTCGATTTGGAAGCAAACGTCTTCGGTAATAACAGTCGTACCTTTTCTACGTTGACCACCAACGATAGGCAAGATACCTTTACGGATTGCCCACCAGGAATCGTATTCTTTAGGATCTTGAGAGTAAAGACTTGGGATTGCTGTTGGGATATCTTTCAATTGTTCTTTAATGAAAGCTAAATTTTCATCTACAGTATCTTTGGAATAGCTTTCAGTTTGGAACAAGATAGCACTTGTACCTTCTGGTACTTCACGAACGAAGTCAGGTACATTTTCAAGAGTTTGAACTGCTTTCAAGGATTGATAGTCCATCATTTCTGCAGCAACAACCTTTTCACGGCCCATATTAGCCAAGGCTACAACCGCAAGAGATGCATCGTTCAATGTGCTGAAGAACATGAGACCGCAACCTTTATGAGGTACGTCTTCAACAGTGTTGTACACGATTTCAGATACGAAGCCCAATGTACCTTCAGAACCGATGAACAAGTGATTGATGATGTCGATAATATCTTCGAAATCAACAAGGGAGTTCAAGCCATAGCCTGTAGTATTTTTGATTTTGTATTTGTGATGAATCAAATGAGTCAATTCTTCATCAGCCAAGATTTCTTTGCGCAATTGCAAGATATCTTCAACCATTTGAGGTTTTTCACGAAGGAATTGTTCAATAGATTTTTTGTCGGATGTATCAAGAACAGTACCATCTAATAATACAACGCGGATGGAACGGATTGTTTTATAGGAGTTTTGAGCCGTACCACAGCACATACCAGAGGAGTTATTGTTCAAAATACCACCTACTAATGCTGTTGCAAGTGTAGCAGGATCTGGACCGATTTTGCGATTATATGGTTTCAATAAATCATTCGCATCGGAACCGATAACACCACATTCGCATTTTAAAGCTTTGCCATCGTCGATAACTTCCATTTTTTTGAAGCCATCATTACATACGATAAGCACGTCTTCACTGGAACATTGACCAGATAAAGAAGAACCAGCTGCACGGAATGTAAATGGTGTACCACATTGTTGGCACAAACGAATAAGGCGTCTTACTTCACGTTCATCCTCAGCCTTTACAACAACCTTTGGTAAATAGCTATAACAGGATGCGTCAACACCATATGCATAACGACGTAAATGATCAGTATAGACACGATCTTTGCAAATCTCTTTTGCCTCCTTGGCAAAACGTTCATAATCTTTTATAAGCGTACTCACTTGTATATCCTCCTATCCTCTCTTAAGAAATTTGTCTTATATTTAGTATACGCCGTTCTCATTCTCACTACTATAATTATGCATAAATTATATGTCTCCTAATAATTCTCGATATGCATGGCTTTTTTATTTCTTTACTTGAAAGTGCATCTCAGTGGCATTATCATGTACTCATTTTTTCACATATTAAAATAAAACTATTTTGTTTACTTAGTAATTAAAGAACTCTATAATAAATGAACGCCAAATTGCCCATAAAACTTGATTTATCGTGTATATAATTCTATAGGAAATAGTTTACATAAATTATACACAAAACTGTATATTTTCATTTATTTCAATTTTATCATTCTCATTTATATTTAAGTATGACTTTTAATCATAACTTTTAGATTCCCCTACTAATAATCGTTCACTTTCACATAAAAAGCCCTCTAGCGATATAACTCTTTCGAGCAATCACTAGAGGGATTAGAGTAAACATATCAAATCTATCGTCTCATACTAGCTAGAACATAAGCAGTATAGTATTCAAATTTCTATTGATCATCAGAGAAGCCATATTATCCCAAAATACCAGACTTAAGAATAAGACGTACAGCTAGTGCAAAAACTGCAACGCTCATAAGGGCAAG is part of the Veillonella nakazawae genome and harbors:
- a CDS encoding FAD-binding and (Fe-S)-binding domain-containing protein, with the translated sequence MSTLIKDYERFAKEAKEICKDRVYTDHLRRYAYGVDASCYSYLPKVVVKAEDEREVRRLIRLCQQCGTPFTFRAAGSSLSGQCSSEDVLIVCNDGFKKMEVIDDGKALKCECGVIGSDANDLLKPYNRKIGPDPATLATALVGGILNNNSSGMCCGTAQNSYKTIRSIRVVLLDGTVLDTSDKKSIEQFLREKPQMVEDILQLRKEILADEELTHLIHHKYKIKNTTGYGLNSLVDFEDIIDIINHLFIGSEGTLGFVSEIVYNTVEDVPHKGCGLMFFSTLNDASLAVVALANMGREKVVAAEMMDYQSLKAVQTLENVPDFVREVPEGTSAILFQTESYSKDTVDENLAFIKEQLKDIPTAIPSLYSQDPKEYDSWWAIRKGILPIVGGQRRKGTTVITEDVCFQIEDFTKGIEMLTELFHKYDFVDGGVIFGHALSGNVHFNITPDFSDPKDTKNFGDLVKEMSERVSGFGGSLKAEHGTGRMVAPFVEMEWGKKAYEINRRIKAIFDPERILNPDVMITDDPDVYKKNLKAQCVIDDAFTICMECGFCEKHCPSRNLTLTPRQRIALLRETKRLENEGNFTLASELRKGYEYFGVDTCAACSMCKGLCPLSIDTAQIALSMRRIDPPAPELAKKIYDNFSTTLQMCRAGVSLEGIAGSIITQKAISKITEGLHGVTGVTPYVPKTTPKANRYKLKNRIKPTNFEKVVYFSTCANRAFKPNQGYDDDRSLQQVVESLCNKAHIDIIYPKHIENLCCGLSFENYDDVHERAVKDLHDALMKASQNGKYPIVIDHSACFNHAFKHMPDLEINDISEFLCKYVVPHLDIEKCDERVIVHKQCKIKSLNKSQYIEDLARLCTDHVFNIKSFACDGFAGQKGFFTPELNKSATKDLAGEIAEYGATLGVSSSSTCEIGLGENGGIPFVGVAFLLDRCSKAKK